The following nucleotide sequence is from Salvia miltiorrhiza cultivar Shanhuang (shh) chromosome 7, IMPLAD_Smil_shh, whole genome shotgun sequence.
TACTTAAATTTAAGGggatattaatatttatttatatatacagTTGAGTATTTGAAATAATTTCCAATTTGAGGCTATTCATCTGAAATTTTATATATCAAGTATACTTGCAGAATTTTGATAAAATCCTAATTTTGCACATTAACTTACAAATTTTGCTAAATAATTATTGTACTTTTAAattcatttgattttggtgtcTAGTTGAATTTCAATCCAATTTAACGAGTTGGATTATGTAATTATGTTCACATAGTCTTCTGGAAGTTGGCACTTATATTCAAATCCTTTTTCAATTAATTATGTGCAATTTCAATAAAAACGACAATATTTTAGTAAGTAAGTTAAGTCGGAATTCAATCTAGttagcaaaaaaataaattaaaattaaaattcaataatGTTTTGGTAGATTTTTAAATTAGcgtgcaaaattaaaatttgatcaaAGATCGACAATTTACATGCTTTTAATTTATCCCTTTTTATTATCATAATTTTGAAAATGAGGAGTTTTGAATGTGAATATCTCACATGAATCAATCCCAATTCAAACTTTATGATGAAACGATATcacacaaatttaaatattttatgtttcgGAAATTATCCAGAGCTGCTGCGAACTGAAATCAAGTGAATTTCCGACTGctgattaatttttaaaatctagtaagaaataattaatatatttatctcaatgaaaaaaaaaaaaaaaagtgacaaAAATTAGTAGTAATGTGAGTAGTGAGGTCGaaagggaaagagagagaaatgaggggATTAGTAGTGGCGTTATCTTCAACTCTCACTCTTCAATCCTCTGCAGCTCGCTCCACCGTGGGCCCTGCCACCTCCCACATCCTCCACCGTCTATTCCAGCGTACTCCCACTCAAAGCACAAGTCTCCACACTAAGTCAACCCGTACAACACTTGCAGCGTCCGCCTCACTCTCATCCATGGCCGCCTCTTTCTCCCCGGAGAAGGCCCGAGTGCCCCCAGCCCTGCCGGCGCCCGCTCCTCCCATCACCAAGGTACTACTCCCTCcttcatgagagagagagagagagagagagagagagagtgagtatTTGCATATTCTTGCTGAATTTAGAGCTGGATTGTTGTCTTGTTTTGGCTTTTTGGGAGGTGGGTTTTTCTTCTCCTTGTAATTTATGTGAGGATTTCATGGTAGAGAGCTTAATTGGTGGTAAAAATTAAATCTTTTTTCTAATTTGGCTGGGAAAGTGGGATTTTGTTgttacttttgaggattagcTTATGGAGAAGTTTACTTTTAAGGATAATCCCTTGTTTATTTAGATTGATTGGAACTTTGAGGTATCTCAAAACTCttattatttctatcatttgagctagttttgttttatttcatatCCCATTAAAAGGATGGTATTGGATAAATCCTAGtctcatgcaaagtaaacatcatttggatagataaaaatagtatagaCTAATCCattatttaattgatgaattggATTTTGGAATATCCCAAAGCCATTGATCagtttacttttcatgattgatagatgcataattgagtatttttatcacCATTACTAGGATATTTTTAATCCTATTCTTTGaatgagatatgaatcaagcaaaattagctcaaatgatagaaattgtcaagggccttgggatattCCAAAGTTCTAATACATCTTAGTAAATAAGGGAttaactttaatattttatctatcaaggctaaccctcaaaagtaaacgctcctatgtatcttatcaatcataaaaAGTAAATGCCCCCTTAAAGTTGATAACTTTGTGTGTGATTATTGTGAATTGTTGTGTGTGCAGTTTAAGATTGGTATATGCCAGTTGAAAGTGACTGCTGATAAAGAGAGAAACATTCTGCATGCGCGGACTGCGGTAGAGGAGGCTGCTGAGAAAGGAGCAAAGCTTGTTCTGTTGCCTGTAAGCTCATTTCATTCGTTACTCGGGTTAATCTGTTTTGGTAATGTCGATTTCACTGATTTGTTACATTAAAGTAGCCATTGCATATTATGTCCATGATGGTCCTTTACAGTAGCTTAGTTGGTGGAGTGGGAGGTTCGTGATTGAAAAGGTTATGTGTTTTGTCTTTTTGCCAACCCTTCTAGATTAAGCTATCTAAAACGCACTCATGAGCTACCCCGAGTAGCGATTGCGGTAGTTGAAAAGGATATCCACAATAATCTAAAGATTTGGTGCAATGTTTGCAATATACATATGAAGGAAACCTGTCTGGTACTGAGTTTTTAGTAGATAGCTTGTGGGAAACGAGTGTGCAATGATGAGTATGATAATAGAGATGACATGTAATTTCGACTTTGTGAAATCATGCTATCCGCTAGAGCTATCTTCACTTTATGATTCCAAGGTTTTGCTGTGGTTTAAGGGGAATCTGATAGAGTAAAGGCgtatgaagatgaagaaataagaaagaaaataaaaatacgatATATAGAACTCCTCCTGCGAGGCCCTCAGAGAAAAATATCTCTGCCCTACAGCTATTGTTGTCCCTAAACAATGATCCCAAGATAATTAACCCTAAGTCGTAAAGAACTATATATAGACCTAATGACTTGAGGCCCAATTAAATAACTTGGAGCCCATGAGTCTGACCTAAATAACTTAACCCTAAATAATTGAACTACtgcgaaaaataaaagataactatGAAACTAACAAAAACTAATATAATAAAGATAATCCTAAATCTGCAGACTGCAGCTGATCTAACGCTATCAATTGCCCGCCTGTCGAAacagccttgtcctcaaggcGGTTGCTGATTCACATGGTCCCATGGGACTTCCTCCTTCAGCCCGGTATCCTCATAATTCTCTAGGTCCCTGCCCGGGTCATCTTCCATGTCACCGATTAAAACCTGTAGTGTTTTAGGTGGGCAGCGATGCAATGGCCCATATTTCAGGCCGCAGCGAAAACAAGTGCCAGCTGCACGGTGTTTCATGTACTCCTCATTGGAGATGTTGCGAAAATTGCGGGGAGGGGCAGACGAAGTGAGGGAGGCAGCCGGGGAAGCGGACGACGTGTGGGAGACAACCGACGATGTGTTCGTCGCTGGTGGGGCGCTGTGAGGTCTGACCGGGGAAGAATGTCGAATGAACACTGGCCTGGTAGAGTAATTTGCTGTGGTAACTGGCGGTGGTTCCTGCTCAACCTTTCGAGCCATCAAAACTGCTGCCGAGTAATCCGTGACCGTAGGGTCTTGGATTTGTTTGCGAATGTGTGGTTTGAGCCCACTCAAGAAGAAACCAAGGTACTGCTCATCCGTGAAATCAGGAAGTTGCGCCGCACGCCCTTCGAATGCAGCGATGTAATCCTCCAAAGACCCTTCCTGTTTTGTCGCCCCCAGCGCCTCGTACCCATTAATTGCAGCATTATGTCCAAACCGATTCAGAAGTTCACGGCTGAATCGAGTCCAGGTTAGCGTCGGACAGCGTCGCAGCAACAGTTGCACCCACGCCATGGCCGGGCCTGACATAGCGATTAGGGCTGTCTTCAATCTCTTGTCCCTTGGTGTCTCATGCACGAGAAAATATTGGTCAGCACGTGCGAGCCATGCAAGTGCATCTGTCCCGTCAAAATTGGGAAGATCCATCTTTTGAAAAACCTGAAAAGGAGTGGGTGTTTCGGTCTCTGATTCGGAGTCACGGCTTCCCTCTGATTCATCGCCGGTGCCAGTAGGTGAAATATTAAACTTCTTCAACAGCGCGTCAAGTTTCGAGTCTGTTGAAACTTGATACGCACGAAACCCATCCACAGCGGTAATCAGTTCTTCAACCGCCTTCTCTAATCCGTCCAGTCGCTGTTCGGTACTCCTGGTAGTTGCTACAATCCGGCAGGTCGGACCAATTTGATAGAGTAAAGGCgtatgaagatgaagaaataagaaagaaaataaaaatacgatATATAAAACTCCTCCTGCGAGGCCCTCAGAGAAAAATATCTCTGCCCTACAGCTATTGCTGTCCCTAAACAATGATCCCAAGATAATTAACCCTAAGTCGTAAAGAACTATATATAGACCTAATGACTTGAGGCCCAATTAAATAACTTGGAGCCCATGAGTCTGACCTAAATAACTTAACCCTAAATAATTGAACTACtgcgaaaaataaaagataactatGAAACTAACAAAAACTAATATAATAAAGATAATCCTAAATCTGCAGACTGCAGCTGATCTAACGCTATCAGAATCAAACAACGTAATAATATGGAAATGGTGTCTGATCTTCATAAAAGAAGTTGATACTAATGTGTTGCACCGTAGAAATGTTCAATCTTTTTAACGTATAATCATGAAGTGACACCATAGTGAATGCCATTTGTTCATGTTGAGTGTTTTATTTCCTAAACTACAGTGTAAGGTTTAATGTGCATTCTTTCATCAGGAAATATGGAACAGTCCATATTCAAACGATAGCTTTCCAGTGTATGCTGAGGATATTGATGCCGGTTTTGATGCGTCTCCATCAACAGCAATGTTAGCTGAAACTGCTCGCCGTCTTAACATCACACTAATTGGAGGTTCAATACCTGAACGTAGTGGAGATAAGCTGTACAACACCTGTTGTGTTTATGGCCCTGATGGGAAGCTGAAAGCTAAGCACCGTAAGGTGATTCTCGGATGTTCTTGTTTCTATCAGTTACATGAGTCATCTTTTGAACAGTGGTTTATATTTCGTTGAGTGTAGTGTTTCAAATTGGTCGGATAAATGCTTTGTTTGTTGTTCTTTTTGTAGAATTTATAACCTTCGATCCAGAGATTAACTGGAAAATCATCTCAAAGCATGTTCCCGTGCTTCGTATTCCGAAAGATCATTGGATAATATGAGCATATTTTGCAATCTGTTATAGCTTGTGAATGGTTTCAGGATGTCATGTTGTTTTGCGATATTTATCATGCTTTACCATTGATTTGAAAATCATCTGAAAATGAGGAGATAACTAACACCCGATGATCATACGTTTGCTGCCATTCTCAACTGATGTGAAAATAATTTGTACTATTATTTCCTATTATACAGCTCtgtgaatttaaaaaattgtacATTATTTTCCTATTATACAGCTCTGTGGATTTAATTGAAATACGACGACGACAGTctattttgttttcttgtttttttaaaaaaaaactagtgCTCCAATGTATATCTACATTTGACCAGATACACCTTTTCGATATTGATATTCCGGGGAAGATTACCTTCAAAGAGTCTCAAACTCTTACTGCTGGGGAGACTCCGACCGTAGTGGACACAGGTAATACATTACTGATTGACTTGATACTCGTAAAATACTGCTTTTGTGCATCTTTTTTCCCTTCTCGATCAACTTGATTAGGAGTCAAGTACATGAATATTGGATACATGTTATTGTGTTTCAGAGTCACAAAAAAATGGTTTTTATTCCATCTCTAATGAATGAAGCAAAGCTATTGGACTCATCAAAAATACAAACAGTGGGTAAAATCATCATTTTTGTTAACTATCATCATGTGGCATTTTTCATCATCGAGTTCTTTCAGTTTGCCTGATGATGTATTTAAGTAGAAAGATTTTGAGACCAAAGATTAATCTGGTTTCTGATAAAGAAAGACCGAGTTCAGTTGTGCACATGTAGTAGTTAACGAGCATTCGATTGTCCTATGTTTCAAACACCAGAACTTTAAGTCATATAAATGTGAGTATTGTTGGTTGAGGGGCTCTTGAAGTGGTCGTTTATTGCTCATTACGTTCTCCATTATTTTCTGTGCCACTCCTTTTCTAACATGTTATGGTATTTGTGGATGTGCAGAGGTTGGTCGAATCGGAATCGGTATCTGCTACGACATTAGATTTCAAGAACTGGCGATGCTCTATTGCGCAAGAGGTTTTGTACATCTGCTATTAAATCTCTCACAAATCTGTCAAAATTCATCTATCGAATATCTCTCTATTATTCTGACTACATATAAGTGTTATTCGTTCTTGGTTATTGCTTATGATGCGTCAAATAACATGTAGGCGCTCAATTGATTTGCTACCCGGGAGCATTCAATATGACTACTGGACCTCTGCATTGGGAGTTACTGCAACGGGCAAGGTGAGATTGACGAACATCACGAGATATCTTATTCCCTCCGAGCTCTCTATATTTGACATACAATGAAATAACAATGCCAACCACATATTAGTTGGAATTAATTCTTGATGTTACCACTCACTATCAATGTTACTCTGATGCAGGGCTGTCGACAACCAGGTACTCCCAACCATCCCAATCACTTCCCTTTCATTTTCCTTTAATTCTCGTTCGTGTGCGTGTATGAGGATTGAATGCTATGAGATGGTACCATCGTTTTATAAATGAATCGAACATTAACTGAAAAGGCGTTTGATTAATCCTAGTACTGTCAGACACTCTAGGAACACCTCCATAACCACTTCACATCATGAATATTTTTTGGTCGTTACACATCAAGACAAGGCGAGTGTCAGTGTTTCTTAATGTCTCGTACACAGACACATTATGGCTGTTGACCCTATGGATCATTACTCTAATCAATCGAGTCGCCCTTAAATGCTCTGAATAAGAATGAGTTAGTTATCATCTATTATTGGTTGGTTGGCAATAATAGAAGGGCAGCTAAATATGACAAAaatttctttccttttctgTGGTTAAGCAAATCTCTATAGCTAATTCATAGCCAAGATTTTGAACAATACTTGACAGTTATACGTAGCAACATGCTCACCTGCTCGAGATGCTGCTGCTGGATACGTCGCGTGGGGTCACTCTACACTTATCGGCCCGGTAAGTTAATGCATGGAGAGACAgcaataataagaaaatatttgattaCAACTTAGGAGAAacatgtttcttttttttttccaaggTGACAACTGATTTAGATTTGTTTGTTTGTGTGGTTTCGACAGTTTGGGGAAGTACTGGCCACAACGGAACATGATGAGGCGATAATCATCTCAGAAGTCGACTATTCCCAGATTGAGCTTCGGAGGTGAAACGAGCATTTCTTTATCTTCGGTGATAGATTAGATTGACAATACATAGGATTAAGTATTTAAATTATTACACGACCAAATGagctctctttttttttaactatGTCCAGAACGAACCTCCCGCTGGAGCAGCAACGACGAGGCGA
It contains:
- the LOC130995207 gene encoding omega-amidase, chloroplastic-like, which produces MRGLVVALSSTLTLQSSAARSTVGPATSHILHRLFQRTPTQSTSLHTKSTRTTLAASASLSSMAASFSPEKARVPPALPAPAPPITKFKIGICQLKVTADKERNILHARTAVEEAAEKGAKLVLLPEIWNSPYSNDSFPVYAEDIDAGFDASPSTAMLAETARRLNITLIGGSIPERSGDKLYNTCCVYGPDGKLKAKHRKIHLFDIDIPGKITFKESQTLTAGETPTVVDTEVGRIGIGICYDIRFQELAMLYCARGAQLICYPGAFNMTTGPLHWELLQRARAVDNQLYVATCSPARDAAAGYVAWGHSTLIGPFGEVLATTEHDEAIIISEVDYSQIELRRTNLPLEQQRRGDLYQLVDVERLSSE